The following coding sequences lie in one Rhodohalobacter barkolensis genomic window:
- a CDS encoding enoyl-CoA hydratase/isomerase family protein gives MTNIEKGSISYSNKDNIGTIEFHHPKGNSLPGALLRELADTIIEAGVDDANKVIVIRSNGDGAFCAGASFDELLAIENLDEGKKFFMGFAHVLNAMRTCPKLIIVRVQGKTVGGGIGIASAADYCIAHRSASIKLSELALGIGPFVVGPAVSRKLGTASFSSLALDARNWYTSDWAHSKGLFNKVMDTTEELDESVQQLATDLASSNPEAMKEMKQILWQSTGHWHATLEQRAEISGRLVLSDFTREFIQEFKKK, from the coding sequence ATGACTAACATTGAAAAGGGCTCTATCTCCTATTCAAACAAAGACAATATTGGAACCATCGAATTTCACCATCCGAAAGGTAATTCACTTCCGGGTGCATTACTTCGAGAACTTGCTGATACTATCATTGAAGCAGGTGTTGATGATGCCAACAAAGTAATCGTTATTCGCAGTAATGGGGACGGTGCCTTTTGTGCGGGCGCATCTTTTGATGAGCTGCTGGCTATTGAAAATTTAGATGAAGGAAAGAAATTTTTCATGGGATTTGCCCATGTGTTAAACGCAATGCGAACTTGTCCCAAGCTGATCATTGTAAGAGTTCAAGGTAAAACCGTTGGGGGCGGAATTGGGATTGCATCAGCGGCCGATTATTGTATTGCACACCGTAGTGCGTCCATAAAATTAAGTGAACTCGCACTGGGAATTGGCCCGTTTGTCGTGGGACCTGCGGTGAGCCGAAAGCTGGGCACAGCCTCTTTTTCTTCTCTCGCCCTGGATGCACGCAATTGGTATACCTCCGATTGGGCCCATTCGAAAGGTTTATTCAATAAAGTTATGGATACGACTGAAGAGTTGGATGAATCGGTTCAACAGCTAGCCACGGATCTGGCTTCAAGCAACCCTGAAGCGATGAAGGAGATGAAACAAATTCTTTGGCAGAGTACCGGACACTGGCACGCCACTTTGGAGCAGCGTGCTGAAATCAGCGGGCGACTGGTGCTCTCTGATTTTACCCGTGAGTTTATTCAGGAGTTCAAGAAGAAGTAG